aaatgcaATATACAATAAAGTACTAATTTTAAACCCATTACTCTAACGTAAAAGCCAATTGTCAACTCAACATTCACATATTCCTCTAgacgcctcttgattctacaccctttttatatttattgatctTTGCTGCTACGAGTGTCTACTCACCCCTCTAAGTGtaggccaccacctaatagtccacatgCGAGAATAAATTtgccaccgtcacaatccgcaacaccaagtggagttccacAATACAAACTGCAGTTCGTATTTgttccaagactaccaaactcgtcggaTAACACCTAGGAGGACAATCTTCTGGAATCCATCTGTACGAgtcacgatctcgcacactccattAGACTTTCAAAACCACTAGGCTACAACCttgagtggccacgtgttatcCCAATACAAGTTGCACTCTTAACTAGGTCCCcaacaaagcatcgcatcaagaCCTCCATCCAAGATTGTGTAGAACCTGGAATTATCTAACGCCTCCATTGCGTCGCTGGACAAAATCGAGCTCTAGACCGCGTGGTGGGCATCGCCCGATGCCAAGCCCCATGCGCCTTCCAATACTCATATCAACCCAATCTCGCCTGGCAGAACCATCCCTTCTGCCAAGCGCTACGCGAGTACAATGGCCTCTGCCACTGTTTTGGGTCCCTACCGCTTGTCGTCTTGTCCCGGGTCGCCAGGTGCCATACtagtagcgcaatgctactaCTTTTTGGCACTTTGGAACAGGTTCTAATGAACCTCAAACACGCAACACACAATTCCTATTATCAATCAAACTCATCCAGTCATAATCATATGGCTGAATCACAATTCACACATCAATTTACCAACATTTCACAATTTAAAATCACGCCTTTTCTCAATTAGTTATGAATTCACCCTAAACTTAATCTTTTACCAAATGAAGAATACTTCACTGATTTTCAACTAACATTACAATTTACATTTCATGACAGTAACCAGCAGGCCATGAATGACATCACAATTAAGGAAAAACATAGGTTTTACATGCTTATAATCTCAATCATCACATTATcatatataattcaattttatatcaCATTCGCGAGTTTCTTTCCATACCTTCTACCCAACTAATCCATATTATGCATAAAATTTACCCAATAAACCTCCAAGAACGTGAATCACAGAACAAAAAGCATATATACTATTGTCCTTATGTGTCACCTAGTGGCAGTTCATGCGCCGCCAGGCAGTGCATACAATTATGGGTTCTGCCTATATTTTGTAAGAcctaagaaatttaattaactaaataattaattaattaataaatgcgggcagtggaagcctttatgacattaaatgttgaCTTGTATGATGtgaaatagtactagctcaCATGATTGAGCATACTTGgttatgttgagaggacttgggtttaagtcctatgtatgccaaattgtatgttattttaattgtacattattttaataatataattgattatgatGAGTGATATTAAAAtcctatatatacatatatatatatataagggttatcattaaacatgaattggttgaatggttatgcattgactTGACATTGGTAAGGTAGTGCGTTCGAACCTTGGTAGACATGAATTaagtttttcctttttgccaaatttcttTTTGACATGGATGCAAAGGGTTAGAAATCCAAGTTGTGAGAAGGGGCAGCCAAGAGGGTTGGAAAAGCACCTAGTAATGGTTCTTGAATGACCATTAATCCATGAATTaatccattttcattttttttattaaggcTTAAATGGTCTTTTGGTCCTAGTTTAGGACGACTTTTTTCgctttggtcctacttttgaaaatgttttcagtTTGGTCCTACCTTTCgtaatttgttttcaatcaaCTCCTTTTCGTTAACTCTGTCTAAATCATTAACGGTACAGTGCCAGCGTGGTGATTTTGTGTGACGTGGATACTGTTCAGTGACATGTCCGTTTGCACTGTCATAGCCcagattttaaattgaattttaggGTTTGTGTTCATTGTGGTTTAGGGTTCCATTAAACGGTTCAGCTGAAAACAAATGTCTCGTGgggcatcttcatcttcttgcaaTAGCTGGGTTCACCGAACTTGCAATTCCTGCCATGGTGGTTCTAGGGTTTCAGGGTCACCCCCAATTTGCGATTGCGGAGACATTGCAGTGGTGCGCACAGCTAGAACTACAAAGAATTTGGGTAAACAATTTTGGGGTTGTGCGAACTTTAATGTTTGTTTCTTACTATTCGGGTTTGGGTGTTTCTTTCACTTTCAGTCTTTCACTTTCATCTTCATGGTTTTTTTGTGTTGCAGAGATGTGGTGAAGATGTGTTGGGATGAAACTTTTTCAAGTGGTGTTACGAAGAGGGTGTTAATGAGAGAGATGCCATTATCGCTAGGCAAAGGCAGAAGGTTGCTTATATTGAGAATGCATTTCGTGTCTGGAAGAAACAGATGCAACTGTCATTAGCTGTGATAGGTGTTCTTATTGTAATGATTGTAGTTGGTTTTATGGGTTGTAATTGTCGTTGTCTATCTTGAAGAATTgcttgaatgaatgaatgatatTCCTTTATCTTTAATTACATATTCTTAACTGTTTAaaattgtttgtaattttttgtttaatttgaatgaACTGAAGAACGAACAATTCTGAAAAGTGGAAATGAAGAAGGCAGATAAAATTCTGAAAAGTGCAAATGATAATGTAATACTAATTAGGCTTTTAAGCCTTCCATCAAAATATCAGTGATCAAAATCCAGAAATTGTTAAAGTACATCCTGATTTCCAATTATCACATTCATAATACATAACAAAATATTCCCCTCCCCCAAAATACAATCAATAATCTCATGATGGACGTGGTGGCCTTCTTATTTGCATTTTTGGCCTCATCTTTCTAATTCCATAAGTTGGTTGGCTGGGCTGTTGTACTGCAGTGTTGGGTGGTGGTCCTGGTGCTGGTGGGTTTGGGGCTGCTACTGTTGGGTGTGGTGCTACAATTGGTGGGGTTGGTGTTGCAACTGGTGGGGTTAGTGCTGCAGCTGGAGTGGGTGTTGCAAGTGGAGTGGGTGTTGTAGGTGGTTGACTTGGTGGTGGTTCACTTTGTGTGGGTTGAGTTGGTTGTGGTGCTGTAGCTTCAGTGGGACGTTCTTCACAGCCATGGACAAGAAGTGCTGGACAATTGTTCCTCTTGTGCCCAAGTGCGCGACAAACTGAACATCTCTTTCTATGACCACCTGGCCTCATTTGGGTGTTATCTTTTCTAAGTTCCCATGCTTCCagccttctcttcttctttggtCTCCCTGACAGCCTTCTTTTAAGTGGTGGTAGAACATCAGGAAAGGCAGTTGTTTCCCAAAAAAGTTGACCATTGGCAGGAAGAACTATGGAGTTGTATATCTCTTCATATGTTGTACGTCTGAACCAATGTGGAATGTAATCTTCTGCCTTTAAGTTGAGGAAGTTCAGTGCAGCAATTGCATGGCAGCATGGGATCCCACTAATGAGCCATTTCCTACAGCTGCATTCCTGGCTTTCTATGTTGACAGTGAACTTGTCTCCAATTAATGAGACATGTCTAACTTCAAACAACTTCTGACCTGACCAACTGTAGGAGGATCAAagtgaaaaattataaacataaactAGGACCAGATTGAAAAGTACTTAACCCTAAActaggaccaaagtgaaaaattttaaacctaaactaggactaaattgaaaagtaCTTAACCCTAAACTAGGACCATAGTGAAAAATTTTAAACCTAAtgtaggaccaaattgaaaagtaCCTTGGTATCCAATACTTAGTTTGTTCAGACTCTTTTGATAATCTGGCGTGTATCTTAGGGCATATATCTCCCTCGTACTTCTGCACCTTGGATCTATTCTTGGACCACCTTTTCATAATATACAAACGGATGTCTTCCAGCATTGAGATGATTGGCTTGGACCTTGCATCCACAATAACGCTGTTGAAGGCTTCACTAATGTTGTTTACCAACGTGTCACATTTGGCTTGCATGGTAAACCTAGACCTGGACCAATATCTGCCAAAACAAATTTGTTAATCTTTTGTTAATCTGGAGAATTAGTGATATTGATAACTAATCTTGGTGGTATTGCTATTAGGTATTTGAAGGCCTCCT
This region of Vigna unguiculata cultivar IT97K-499-35 chromosome 5, ASM411807v1, whole genome shotgun sequence genomic DNA includes:
- the LOC114183127 gene encoding uncharacterized protein LOC114183127, with translation MQAKCDTLVNNISEAFNSVIVDARSKPIISMLEDIRLYIMKRWSKNRSKVQKYEGDICPKIHARLSKESEQTKYWIPSWSGQKLFEVRHVSLIGDKFTVNIESQECSCRKWLISGIPCCHAIAALNFLNLKAEDYIPHWFRRTTYEEIYNSIVLPANGQLFWETTAFPDVLPPLKRRLSGRPKKKRRLEAWELRKDNTQMRPGGHRKRCSVCRALGHKRNNCPALLVHGCEERPTEATAPQPTQPTQSEPPPSQPPTTPTPLATPTPAAALTPPVATPTPPIVAPHPTVAAPNPPAPGPPPNTAVQQPSQPTYGIRKMRPKMQIRRPPRPS